A genomic stretch from Bos javanicus breed banteng chromosome 3, ARS-OSU_banteng_1.0, whole genome shotgun sequence includes:
- the CRP gene encoding C-reactive protein, with product MERLLWCFLVLISFSSVSGQTDLHKKAFVFPKETENSYVSLKTQLRTPLKAFTVCLYFYTELARTHSYSIFSYATKQQPNEILIFWSKGKGYIFGVHGKQVLFQSPENTQAPTHICASWESTSGIAELWVNGKPRMRKSLEKGAILGTEASIILGQEQDAFAGGFDRNQCLVGDIGDVNMWDFVLSPEEINAVYLGSTLSPNVLNWQALNYEAKGEVFIKPQLW from the exons ATGGAGAGGCTGTTGTGGTGTTTCCTGGTCTTGATCAGCTTCTCTAGTGTTTCAGGCCAGACAG ACTTGCATAAGAAGGCCTTTGTGTTTCCCAAAGAGACGGAGAATTCCTACGTATCCCTGAAAACACAGTTAAGGACACCACTCAAAGCCTTCACCGTGTGTCTCTATTTCTACACAGAGCTGGCCCGAACCCACAGCTACAGTATTTTCTCTTATGCCACCAAGCAGCAACCTAACGAGATCCTCATATTTTGGTCTAAGGGTAAAGGCTATATTTTTGGAGTGCATGGGAAGCAGGTGTTATTCCAGAGTCCCGAAAACACTCAAGCTCCAACGCACATCTGTGCCAGCTGGGAGTCCACCTCCGGAATTGCAGAGCTCTGGGTGAATGGGAAACCCCGGATGAGGAAGAGTCTGGAGAAGGGAGCCATTCTGGGGACAGAGGCCAGCATCATCCTGGGGCAGGAGCAGGATGCGTTCGCTGGGGGCTTTGATAGAAACCAGTGTTTGGTGGGAGACATTGGAGATGTGAACATGTGGGACTTTGTGCTGTCGCCGGAAGAGATTAATGCTGTCTATCTTGGTTCAACCCTCAGTCCTAATGTCCTTAACTGGCAGGCGCTGAACTATGAAGCAAAGGGTGAGGTGTTCATTAAGCCTCAGCTGTGGTAG